From Draconibacterium halophilum, one genomic window encodes:
- a CDS encoding MarC family protein produces the protein MNWNFYLNFLAAIVAIVNPVAIVPMWSELTQDVSTQVKTRLAWLTIGVSVIMLVMFLLAGKYILQFFSIDLVVFKVAGGILLLLTGIRMIDGQNVKMGSQELEEGSALYIAKMKFRQIFVPMVIPFIVGPGSITTLILFGGGLNNWTDSILLTVVLVFTLFLLLLSLMSSSWLDKRIDPLVFTAISRLFGIIVTAIAIQFILEGLGSAFPTWINGASPLIEENGTVTEAGNNI, from the coding sequence ATGAATTGGAATTTTTATCTAAATTTTTTGGCGGCCATTGTAGCCATTGTCAATCCGGTGGCCATTGTTCCCATGTGGTCAGAGCTCACCCAGGATGTGTCGACACAAGTAAAAACCAGACTCGCGTGGTTAACCATTGGTGTGAGTGTTATTATGCTCGTTATGTTTTTACTGGCTGGAAAATATATTTTGCAGTTTTTCTCCATCGATTTGGTAGTTTTTAAAGTAGCTGGCGGCATCCTGTTATTACTTACAGGGATAAGAATGATTGACGGACAAAATGTAAAAATGGGTTCTCAAGAACTTGAAGAAGGATCAGCCCTGTATATTGCCAAGATGAAATTCAGGCAGATATTTGTGCCTATGGTTATTCCCTTTATTGTTGGTCCCGGTTCAATTACCACACTTATTTTGTTTGGAGGAGGTCTTAATAACTGGACGGATTCCATATTATTAACCGTTGTTCTTGTTTTTACTTTATTCTTGTTGTTGCTTAGCCTGATGTCCTCAAGCTGGTTGGATAAAAGGATAGACCCATTGGTATTCACTGCCATTTCTCGCTTATTTGGTATTATTGTTACTGCAATTGCCATTCAGTTTATTCTGGAAGGTTTAGGCAGTGCATTCCCTACATGGATTAATGGTGCTTCTCCTTTAATTGAAGAAAATGGTACGGTTACAGAGGCCGGAAATAATATTTAA